The following coding sequences lie in one Zingiber officinale cultivar Zhangliang chromosome 2B, Zo_v1.1, whole genome shotgun sequence genomic window:
- the LOC122046380 gene encoding putative low molecular weight protein-tyrosine-phosphatase slr0328 — protein MTHLLRFDAISPNLPFCHAALCPPPVPAVKLNLRLLRRNPIICPLTRSPSSPLPHSLRRLRLRSVVASMAEEAQAKPFAVLFVCLGNICRSPAAEAVFTDLVRKRGAESKFMIDSAGTIGYHEGNPADSRMRAAAKRRGIEVTSMSRPIRPSDFREFDLILAMDMQNREDILHAYERWRFKEPLPEDAPKKVKLMCSYCKKHSESEVPDPYYGGSQGFEKVLDLLEDACESLLQSIAAESSHASVSQGRDKEVN, from the exons ATGACTCACCTACTCCGCTTCGATGCAATATCACCAAATTTACCATTTTGCCATGCAGCCCTGTGCCCTCCTCCTGTTCCTGCCGTTAAACTTAATCTTCGTCTGCTGCGACGAAACCCCATCATTTGCCCTCTGACCCGATCGCCCTCGTCTCCTCTTCCCCACTCCCTCCGGCGCCTTCGGCTACGGTCGGTAGTCGCATCCATGGCCGAGGAAGCGCAAGCGAAGCCCTTCGCCGTCCTCTTCGTTTGCCTCG GGAACATCTGCCGTAGCCCCGCTGCGGAGGCCGTGTTCACCGATCTCGTGCGGAAGCGGGGAGCGGAGTCCAAGTTTATGATCGACTCCGCCGGAACCATCGGCTATCATGAA GGGAATCCAGCGGACTCGCGGATGAGGGCCGCTGCGAAGAGAAGGGGAATCGAAGTCACCTCCATGTCACGGCCAATACGCCCCTCCGATTTCAGGGAGTTTGATCTCATATTGGCCATGGACATGCAAAATAGAG AGGATATACTGCATGCATATGAGAGATGGAGATTTAAGGAGCCTCTTCCAGAAGATGCCCCTAAGAAG GTTAAGCTTATGTGCTCCTATTGTAAGAAACACAGTGAATCTGAAGTTCCAGATCCTTATTATGGAGGCTCACAAGGGTTTGAAAAG GTCCTAGATTTGCTGGAAGATGCTTGTGAATCATTACTCCAGAGCATCGCTGCCGAGAGCAGTCATGCTTCAGTTTCACAGGGACGAGACAAGGAAGTAAATTAA
- the LOC122046378 gene encoding growth-regulating factor 3-like — MDSHLWRDRQQQSEHQPPALALLAPEPSNSSINKAAVAAAHTPLFTLPSVGYFTLAQWQELELQALIYKYMLAGVSVPVELILPVRRSLLSASPYFHYPELYHHFQPSLLQTSYWGKCGIDPEPGRCRRTDGKKWRCSREVVVGQKYCERHVHRGRNRSRKHVEAPTTSSISVLKTGLSTPSVLLAQENHLNLPRPLATPNTHSLDRRQSGIQTVEKNLQGNCPNFYLDDLPDNKPEGYVLQRFLDEWPKSQRENDDSINYAIHPASTTHLSISVPGNHSSDFSLKLSTGNPEQPRENNNNGLEVQQLPQPSNKGSGWVSHGEATMGGPLAEALRSSTSTHSPTSVLHKPNGSIYEISIISS; from the exons ATGGACTCCCATCTATGGAGAGACCGGCAGCAGCAGTCAGAGCACCAGCCCCCTGCGCTTGCTCTGCTCGCGCCTGAGCCCAGCAACAGCAGCATCAACAAGGCCGCTGTCGCGGCCGCCCATACTCCCCTCTTTACTCTCCCAA GCGTAGGCTATTTCACTTTGGCGCAGTGGCAGGAGCTCGAGTTGCAAGCTCTGATCTACAAGTACATGCTAGCTGGTGTTTCTGTTCCTGTGGAACTTATTCTGCCCGTCAGAAGGAGCCTTCTCAGTGCATCCCCATACTTCCACTACCCTGAGCTCTATCACCATTTCCAGCCATCCT TGTTGCAAACGAGCTACTGGGGGAAATGCGGCATCGATCCGGAGCCAGGAAGGTGCAGGAGGACGGACGGGAAGAAGTGGAGATGCTCAAGAGAGGTTGTGGTAGGCCAAAAGTATTGCGAGCGTCATGTTCACCGAGGCCGAAACCGTTCAAGAAAGCATGTGGAAGCCCCCACAACATCTTCCATCTCAGTGTTGAAAACTGGCCTTTCCACACCTTCAGTGTTGCTGGCTCAAGAGAACCATCTCAACCTTCCTAGACCTTTGGCCACACCGAATAcgcattctctggaccggag ACAATCAGGCATACAAACTGTTGAAAAGAATCTTCAAGGCAATTGTCCAAACTTCTACCTCGACGATCTTCCAGACAATAAACCTGAAGGCTATGTGCTCCAGAGGTTCTTGGACGAATGGCCAAAGTCTCAGCGAGAGAACGATGACAGCATCAACTACGCCATCCATCCTGCTTCAACTACTCACCTCTCTATTTCAGTCCCTGGGAATCATTCATCGGATTTCTCTCTGAAACTGTCCACTGGAAATCCTGAGCAACCAagagaaaataacaacaatggccTTGAAGTACAACAGTTACCCCAACCTAGCAACAAGGGATCTGGATGGGTTAGCCATGGAGAGGCAACTATGGGTGGTCCACTAGCTGAAGCACTCCGTTCCTCAACCTCAACTCACTCGCCAACTAGTGTTCTGCACAAACCTAATGGATCGATATATGAGATCAGTATCATTAGCTCTTGA
- the LOC122046379 gene encoding protein BUD31 homolog 2-like has product MPKIKTSRVRYPEGWELIEPTLRELDAKMREAENDPHDGKRKCEALWPIFTISHQKSRYIYDLYHRRKEISKELYEFCLDQGYADRNLIAKWKKPGYERLCCLRCIQTRDHNFATTCVCRVPKHLREEKVIECVHCGCRGCASGD; this is encoded by the exons ATGCCTAAAATAAAGACTAGTCGCGTTAGATATCCTGAAGGGTGGGAGCTTATTGAGCCCACTCTTCGTGAACTTGATGCAAAGATGAGGGAAG CTGAGAATGACCCACATGATGGGAAGAGAAAGTGTGAGGCACTTTGGCCTATTTTTACAATTTCTCATCAAAAGAGTCGTTACATTTATGACCTTTATCACCGAAGAAAGGAAATTTCAAAAGAGTTATATGAATTCTGCTTGGATCAAGGCTATGCTGACAGAAATCTAATTGCAAAGTGGAAAAAG CCTGGCTATGAGCGGCTTTGCTGCCTCCGATGCATACAAACACGGGATCACAATTTCGCAACGACATGCGTTTGCAGGGTTCCAAAACACCTGAGGGAAGAAAAAGTGATAGAATGCGTCCACTGTGGTTGCAGGGGTTGTGCAAGTGGAGACTAA